The following are encoded in a window of Thermoanaerobacter ethanolicus JW 200 genomic DNA:
- a CDS encoding PSP1 domain-containing protein — protein MVTVVGVRFKKAGKIYYFDPGDLPIKVGDKVIVETIRGIEFGEVVVGIKEVPEEEIVAPLKKVIRIATPEDVEHYYENKKKEAEAFEICLQKIQQHGLEMNLIDVEYTFDNTKVIFYFTAEGRVDFRELVKDLAAVFRMRIELRQIGVRDEAKIIGGLGPCGRPLCCTAFLGEFEPVSIKMAKDQNLSLNPTKISGICGRLMCCLKYEQEMYEKIRAELPKVGSIIRVGDKEMKIAEVDVIRRKLKVKMKNVEGIEIIKEYDPEEVEVIEEREEIEGTYEDELFEEDLEKIEE, from the coding sequence TTGGTTACTGTTGTGGGTGTGAGATTTAAAAAAGCAGGGAAGATATACTATTTTGACCCAGGGGATTTGCCAATAAAAGTAGGAGATAAAGTTATAGTTGAAACAATAAGAGGGATAGAATTTGGCGAAGTAGTTGTCGGTATAAAAGAGGTGCCAGAAGAAGAGATTGTGGCTCCTTTAAAAAAAGTAATAAGGATTGCGACACCAGAAGATGTAGAACATTATTATGAAAACAAGAAAAAAGAAGCTGAGGCTTTTGAAATATGTCTTCAGAAGATACAACAGCATGGTTTGGAAATGAATTTAATTGATGTAGAGTACACTTTTGATAACACCAAAGTCATATTTTATTTTACTGCAGAAGGCAGAGTAGACTTTAGAGAATTAGTGAAAGATTTGGCTGCAGTTTTTAGGATGAGAATAGAACTAAGGCAAATAGGAGTAAGGGATGAGGCAAAAATCATAGGAGGTTTAGGACCTTGTGGAAGGCCTCTATGTTGTACCGCCTTTTTAGGGGAATTTGAGCCTGTTTCTATCAAAATGGCTAAAGACCAAAATTTATCTTTAAATCCCACCAAAATATCGGGTATTTGCGGGCGATTGATGTGCTGCTTAAAGTATGAACAGGAGATGTATGAAAAAATTAGAGCAGAGCTTCCTAAGGTTGGCAGCATAATAAGAGTTGGAGATAAAGAAATGAAGATTGCAGAAGTAGATGTGATTAGACGAAAACTCAAAGTAAAAATGAAAAATGTAGAAGGAATAGAGATAATAAAAGAGTACGATCCTGAAGAAGTGGAAGTTATAGAAGAAAGAGAAGAAATTGAAGGAACCTACGAGGATGAACTATTTGAGGAGGACTTAGAAAAAATAGAGGAATAA
- a CDS encoding DUF1634 domain-containing protein, translating to MERESNKDLMLKKENKENEKIMAMELIISKALNIGVTTSAIVILIGLLMLIITGKSGYPIGYYPTSPGEILKGFISLKPYAIILTGLLLLILTPVFRVAVSIITFLYEKDYLYAGITTLVFIILIISFILGKVE from the coding sequence ATGGAAAGAGAAAGTAATAAAGATTTAATGTTAAAAAAAGAAAATAAAGAAAATGAAAAAATAATGGCTATGGAACTTATAATAAGCAAGGCTTTAAATATAGGGGTTACCACCAGCGCAATTGTCATTCTTATAGGCCTTTTAATGCTTATAATAACAGGGAAAAGTGGATATCCTATTGGTTATTATCCCACTTCACCAGGTGAAATTTTAAAAGGTTTCATCTCTTTAAAGCCTTATGCTATCATCCTTACAGGACTTTTATTACTTATATTAACGCCTGTATTTCGGGTGGCCGTATCTATAATTACTTTTTTGTACGAAAAAGATTATTTGTATGCGGGTATCACTACACTCGTTTTTATAATTTTAATAATAAGCTTCATACTTGGAAAAGTAGAATAA
- a CDS encoding sulfite exporter TauE/SafE family protein — protein sequence MVLTSLEILAFSFIAGIFGALLGLGGGIIVIPALTLLLGVDIKYAIGASIVSVIATSSGAAVAYVRDKITNLRIGMFLEIATTTGAITGAYIAGLISPKYLYIIFGIVLLYSALAMLRKRHEELPQNVVSHPLAKKLKLEGSYFDKVLNKEVKYKVAGVYSGFGTMYVAGVLSGLLGIGSGIFKVMAMDLFMKLPMKVSTATSNFMIGVTAAASAGVYLMRGYIDPKIAGPVALGVLLGAMLGTRIMEKLKNTTIRKIFIPVLAYISIQMLIKGLGV from the coding sequence GTGGTTTTAACCTCTCTAGAAATTCTCGCCTTTTCTTTTATAGCAGGAATTTTTGGAGCCCTTTTAGGATTAGGAGGAGGAATAATTGTAATTCCAGCTCTTACTTTGTTATTAGGTGTAGATATCAAATACGCTATAGGTGCAAGTATAGTTTCAGTCATCGCAACTTCCAGTGGGGCAGCAGTTGCATATGTGAGAGACAAAATTACAAATTTGAGAATAGGGATGTTTTTGGAAATCGCTACAACTACAGGAGCTATAACAGGAGCTTACATTGCAGGATTGATAAGCCCAAAATATCTTTATATAATTTTTGGCATTGTGCTTTTGTATTCGGCTTTGGCTATGCTTAGAAAAAGGCATGAAGAATTGCCTCAAAATGTCGTATCTCACCCTTTAGCTAAAAAATTGAAATTAGAAGGGTCCTATTTTGACAAAGTGTTAAATAAAGAAGTAAAATACAAAGTAGCGGGAGTTTACAGCGGTTTTGGAACAATGTATGTAGCTGGCGTTTTATCAGGACTTCTAGGAATAGGAAGTGGTATTTTTAAAGTTATGGCAATGGATTTATTTATGAAATTGCCTATGAAGGTCTCTACCGCTACAAGCAATTTCATGATTGGAGTGACTGCTGCAGCCAGTGCAGGTGTGTATTTAATGAGAGGTTATATAGACCCAAAAATAGCCGGTCCAGTAGCTTTAGGAGTTCTATTAGGAGCAATGTTGGGAACAAGAATAATGGAAAAACTTAAAAATACTACTATAAGGAAAATATTTATACCAGTGCTCGCCTATATTTCTATTCAAATGCTTATAAAAGGCTTGGGGGTGTAA
- a CDS encoding alkaline phosphatase family protein produces the protein MKKFFAIFLCLVFIFFAVSPSISFASPTKNKIAVLFILDRTSINDLAKYNLPNIKKLLDIGSLALMNTRAAGSYSEPSSYLTIGTGTRASAGEMGSLCFNNDEVYGYTSAEKLYHLYTGKLPQEGNIVNLGIQDLINQASTLNYTVTPGLLGELLKRNEINVYVLGNSDIKTPSGISYKRYAPLIGMDKNGISEGDISEDLLVKDDNSPYMVKADYEKLYNKFVEYSKNGGLIIIDPGDILRADVFSKYTSPSLAQRYREKALYESDKLIGKILSDLDLSKDLFIVVTPYPSNQDIQINNLITPVIIAGPSYSQGFATSNTTKRQGIITNLDIAPTILSYFNIEPPVEMLGHPIESIKYQNALGYLINADKMIVSVHNARPLVLKSYVLFLVIVLILYIGLLFLKKEYLKYLTPIILGVMTVPLTFLILPLLGPLSLYLNIVAVVVLTGLIDGLIMYFVKNDLDRLMVISLVTTITIIIDLLLNSPLMKNSILGYDVISGARFYGIGNEYMGVLIGSSIMGTMALTEKYKTKSVKILGFILFTVAFWLMVLPQFGAKVGGFITGFMAFGSTILMLFGVKINKKTFLIMFISMVILLFLMFIASMFFGTTTHMAQTAIIVKSEGINSLFQIFTRKLQMELNLIRYTIWSWVLIISILVLFILSYRPTGVLKNIFKNYKYVYYGFFGSIVGMLFALAFNDAGIVAAATTCIYAIPPILLLLQRKV, from the coding sequence ATGAAAAAGTTTTTTGCAATTTTTTTATGTCTTGTGTTTATTTTCTTTGCAGTTTCCCCTTCAATTTCTTTTGCATCTCCAACAAAGAATAAAATAGCAGTGCTCTTTATTTTAGATAGGACAAGTATTAATGACCTTGCTAAATACAATCTTCCAAATATAAAAAAGTTATTAGACATAGGTTCCTTAGCACTTATGAATACAAGAGCAGCCGGAAGTTATTCAGAACCTTCTTCTTATCTCACCATAGGAACAGGTACCCGAGCTTCGGCTGGTGAAATGGGTAGCTTATGTTTTAACAATGATGAAGTTTATGGCTATACTTCTGCAGAAAAATTATATCACCTTTACACTGGGAAACTTCCACAAGAAGGTAATATAGTTAACTTAGGAATACAAGATTTAATAAATCAAGCTTCTACTTTAAATTATACTGTTACGCCGGGATTGTTAGGTGAACTTTTAAAAAGAAATGAAATTAACGTGTACGTATTAGGGAACTCTGACATAAAGACTCCCTCTGGAATATCCTATAAAAGATATGCCCCTTTAATTGGCATGGACAAAAACGGGATATCTGAGGGAGATATTAGCGAAGATTTATTAGTAAAAGATGATAATAGTCCTTACATGGTAAAAGCCGATTATGAAAAACTTTACAATAAATTTGTAGAATACAGTAAAAATGGTGGCCTCATTATTATAGACCCTGGAGATATTTTAAGGGCAGATGTATTTTCTAAATATACTTCCCCTTCCTTGGCTCAGCGTTACAGAGAAAAGGCATTATATGAATCTGATAAACTTATAGGTAAAATATTATCTGATTTGGATTTGTCTAAAGATTTATTTATTGTCGTGACTCCTTATCCTTCTAATCAAGATATACAAATTAACAATTTAATTACCCCTGTAATAATAGCAGGTCCTTCTTATTCACAAGGCTTTGCGACTTCTAATACTACAAAGCGCCAAGGAATTATTACAAATTTAGACATAGCACCAACAATATTATCATACTTTAACATAGAACCCCCTGTAGAAATGTTGGGACATCCAATTGAAAGCATCAAATACCAAAACGCCCTTGGTTATCTTATCAACGCAGATAAAATGATAGTTTCTGTCCACAATGCTAGACCATTGGTATTGAAAAGTTACGTTTTGTTTTTAGTCATTGTGCTAATACTTTATATAGGCCTATTGTTCTTGAAAAAAGAATATTTAAAGTATTTGACACCTATAATTTTAGGAGTAATGACTGTTCCTCTGACATTTTTAATTCTGCCTTTATTAGGCCCCTTATCTCTTTACTTAAACATTGTGGCTGTTGTTGTTTTAACTGGATTAATTGACGGGTTAATCATGTATTTTGTAAAAAATGATTTAGATAGACTAATGGTAATAAGTTTGGTAACCACAATCACAATAATAATAGATTTGTTACTTAATTCTCCTTTGATGAAAAACTCTATATTAGGATATGACGTCATAAGCGGAGCTAGGTTCTATGGAATAGGAAATGAATACATGGGAGTCTTGATAGGTTCTTCAATTATGGGAACTATGGCATTAACTGAAAAATATAAAACCAAGAGCGTAAAAATTTTAGGCTTTATCCTTTTTACTGTTGCATTTTGGTTAATGGTTCTACCACAATTTGGAGCAAAAGTCGGCGGATTTATAACTGGTTTTATGGCTTTTGGTTCCACAATTTTGATGCTCTTTGGAGTAAAAATAAATAAAAAGACCTTTTTAATAATGTTTATCTCTATGGTAATATTACTATTTTTGATGTTTATAGCTTCAATGTTTTTTGGAACTACTACCCATATGGCCCAAACAGCTATTATTGTAAAAAGTGAAGGTATAAATTCTTTGTTCCAAATTTTTACAAGAAAGCTTCAAATGGAGCTTAACCTTATAAGATACACTATATGGTCATGGGTACTTATAATATCTATTTTAGTACTATTTATACTATCTTATAGACCAACGGGAGTACTTAAAAACATCTTCAAAAATTATAAATACGTGTATTACGGATTTTTTGGCAGTATCGTAGGTATGCTTTTTGCTCTTGCCTTCAACGATGCTGGCATTGTAGCAGCAGCCACTACCTGTATATACGCAATACCTCCTATTTTACTACTCCTTCAAAGGAAGGTATAA
- the arcA gene encoding arginine deiminase, which produces MTKVVTAPRVNSEINKLKTTILHRPGKELERLTPQNLSELLFDDIPWVRRIQEEHDNFAKVLQQNEVQVLYLQNLLEEILKEEDVKEKFIEELLQVNGVTSPKINNYLKEFLKEKSSNEVAEIAIAGLALNEIKIKKSMMGLAEYIYQDNYFYIKPLPNLYFTRDPGAMIDGGLMISSMKTAARKPETLILKYIYKYHEIFRKNNIPWWYDDSYPHSIEGGDVLVLSEKVIAVGCSERTTPQAIEQLAHNLFEKGSSVERILVVQIPINRSYMHLDTVFTMVDTNRFVFYPGIKNELRVFSIIKEEKGFSIHQEKDLQTALKNALNLYTIDIIPTGGLNAITSAREQWNDSTNTLAIAPGVIVTYSRNEISNKIMEKEGIKVIPIEGSELSRGRGGPRCMTMPLLRE; this is translated from the coding sequence TTGACAAAAGTAGTTACTGCTCCCCGCGTAAATTCAGAAATAAATAAATTAAAAACAACGATTTTGCACAGGCCAGGGAAAGAATTGGAAAGATTGACCCCTCAAAATTTATCCGAGCTTCTTTTCGACGATATCCCTTGGGTTAGAAGGATCCAAGAAGAACACGACAACTTTGCAAAAGTATTGCAGCAAAATGAAGTCCAAGTACTGTATTTACAAAATCTCTTAGAAGAAATATTAAAAGAAGAAGATGTAAAAGAAAAATTTATTGAGGAATTACTTCAAGTAAATGGAGTTACCTCTCCAAAAATCAATAACTATTTAAAAGAATTCCTTAAAGAAAAATCTTCAAACGAGGTTGCCGAAATAGCAATTGCAGGTTTGGCTCTAAATGAAATAAAGATAAAAAAATCTATGATGGGTTTAGCAGAATACATATACCAAGATAATTATTTTTATATAAAGCCCTTACCAAACCTTTATTTTACAAGAGACCCCGGAGCAATGATAGATGGCGGCTTAATGATAAGTTCTATGAAAACAGCAGCGCGAAAACCAGAAACTCTAATATTAAAATACATTTATAAATATCATGAAATTTTTAGAAAAAATAATATTCCTTGGTGGTATGATGATAGCTATCCTCATTCCATAGAGGGCGGAGATGTGCTGGTATTAAGCGAAAAAGTAATTGCAGTAGGATGTAGTGAAAGAACAACTCCTCAGGCAATAGAACAATTAGCCCATAATTTATTTGAAAAAGGTTCCTCTGTCGAAAGAATATTGGTAGTGCAAATCCCTATAAACCGTTCTTATATGCATTTAGATACAGTTTTCACCATGGTTGACACAAACAGATTTGTTTTTTATCCAGGAATAAAAAACGAGTTGAGAGTATTTAGCATCATAAAAGAGGAAAAAGGTTTCTCTATACATCAGGAAAAAGATTTGCAAACAGCATTAAAAAATGCGCTAAATCTCTACACAATAGATATAATACCAACTGGCGGGTTAAATGCAATAACTTCTGCAAGAGAACAATGGAATGACAGTACAAACACTTTAGCTATCGCTCCGGGAGTTATTGTAACCTATTCTAGAAATGAAATATCTAATAAAATAATGGAAAAAGAAGGAATAAAGGTAATCCCTATTGAAGGGTCGGAACTTTCAAGAGGAAGAGGCGGCCCTCGTTGTATGACTATGCCCCTTTTAAGAGAATAA
- a CDS encoding transposase: MYQLQLLLNIPELFTSQSKIDFYSSMFENLDLSSIPEFPSSSPGRKGYSHHALFRAFIVMKAERFGTISDLLDYLRNNLIIAHLCGFDISKPLPSYWTFRRFINDFSHDYLTSIFQNQVNILKNMGIISGEFISMDSTPIKANTKLNNPKSFSKNKFSKDNQPKSDKDCKLGVYSASNDSSNKRYKFYWGYKNHIIVDAISGLPIAETTTPADAPDFEVALSLLEKTNKWFNLKYVNFIADKGYDVKRVYNFVRDTLHGHCFIPLNKRNSKNPPLTDDGYMVCEAGIKMLKDGKQYFDGFIKQKFVCKFCNSKDDSACPIQHPKYFNGKKHRGCTKYAIISSDYRSSINRDSLYFKAVYKLRIESERYNSRFKALDFEKAYVRNINSVSNLNTFGHITLLTVAIVAIKLGKFDEFKSLIGLMQSA, from the coding sequence ATGTACCAGCTTCAATTACTTTTAAATATACCTGAACTCTTTACCTCTCAGTCTAAAATTGATTTCTATTCTTCTATGTTTGAAAATCTTGACCTGTCTTCAATACCTGAATTCCCTTCCTCTAGTCCTGGCCGTAAGGGTTACTCTCATCATGCACTTTTTAGAGCTTTTATTGTCATGAAAGCTGAAAGATTCGGCACAATTTCTGACCTTTTAGATTATCTCCGCAATAATCTTATCATTGCTCATCTTTGTGGCTTCGACATTTCTAAACCTCTTCCTTCTTATTGGACTTTTCGCCGTTTTATTAATGACTTCTCTCATGATTATTTGACCTCTATTTTTCAAAATCAGGTCAATATCCTCAAAAATATGGGTATTATCTCCGGTGAGTTTATTTCCATGGACTCTACCCCTATTAAAGCTAACACTAAGTTAAATAACCCTAAGTCTTTTTCTAAAAATAAATTCTCTAAAGATAATCAGCCTAAGTCTGATAAGGATTGTAAATTAGGCGTTTATTCTGCTTCTAATGATTCTTCTAATAAACGCTATAAGTTTTATTGGGGCTATAAAAATCACATTATTGTTGATGCTATCTCTGGTTTACCCATCGCTGAAACTACTACCCCCGCTGATGCCCCTGATTTTGAAGTCGCTTTATCTTTGCTTGAGAAGACTAATAAGTGGTTTAACCTTAAGTATGTTAATTTTATTGCCGATAAGGGGTATGATGTTAAGAGAGTTTATAATTTTGTTAGAGATACTCTCCATGGTCATTGTTTTATTCCTCTTAACAAGCGTAATTCTAAAAATCCCCCACTGACTGATGATGGTTATATGGTTTGTGAAGCAGGTATTAAAATGCTCAAAGACGGCAAGCAATATTTTGATGGTTTTATTAAGCAAAAATTTGTTTGCAAGTTCTGTAATTCTAAAGATGACTCTGCCTGCCCTATTCAGCATCCTAAATATTTTAATGGCAAAAAGCATAGAGGCTGTACTAAGTATGCTATTATATCTTCTGATTATAGGTCCTCTATTAATAGAGACTCCCTATATTTTAAGGCTGTCTATAAATTGAGGATTGAATCAGAAAGATATAATTCCCGCTTTAAAGCTCTAGATTTTGAAAAAGCTTATGTTAGAAATATTAATTCTGTCAGCAACCTTAATACTTTTGGCCATATTACTTTGCTTACTGTCGCTATTGTAGCTATTAAACTGGGTAAATTTGATGAGTTTAAGTCCCTTATTGGTCTGATGCAATCGGCTTAA
- a CDS encoding tRNA1(Val) (adenine(37)-N6)-methyltransferase → MLRDGERLDELNLKDLVIIQHKDKFKFGMDAVLLANFVTAKKGDKIVDLGCGSGIIPILIAAKTQDTFIYGVEIQEDMADMATRSVVINKMEERIKIIKGDVRGLEKILGYEKFDIVTSNPPYMPVKTGFDKKQKSENIARYEIYGGLEEFIKAASKLLKFGGKFFMIHRTERLVDILYFLRKYNLEPKKLRFVHPYVDSKPNLLLIESKKGSQPGLNILAPLYVYEKSGEYTKEIIEIYSKTQLEEE, encoded by the coding sequence ATGTTAAGAGATGGGGAAAGATTAGATGAATTAAACTTGAAAGATTTAGTTATAATTCAACACAAGGATAAATTTAAATTCGGAATGGATGCGGTATTGCTTGCTAATTTTGTTACTGCTAAAAAAGGAGATAAAATTGTAGATTTAGGATGTGGGTCTGGCATAATACCTATTTTAATTGCTGCTAAAACTCAAGATACCTTTATTTACGGTGTTGAGATACAAGAAGATATGGCGGATATGGCTACAAGAAGTGTAGTTATTAATAAAATGGAAGAAAGAATAAAAATAATAAAAGGCGATGTAAGAGGATTAGAAAAGATATTAGGATATGAAAAATTTGATATAGTGACTTCAAATCCTCCCTATATGCCAGTAAAAACGGGATTTGATAAAAAACAAAAGTCAGAAAATATCGCGAGATACGAAATATATGGAGGACTTGAGGAATTTATAAAGGCTGCTTCGAAACTTTTAAAATTTGGAGGAAAATTTTTTATGATTCATAGAACAGAAAGATTAGTTGACATTTTGTATTTTTTGAGAAAATACAATTTAGAACCTAAAAAATTGAGATTTGTGCATCCTTATGTAGATAGTAAACCCAATCTTTTGCTAATAGAATCAAAAAAAGGTTCTCAGCCAGGTTTAAACATATTGGCTCCCCTTTATGTGTATGAAAAAAGTGGAGAGTATACAAAAGAAATTATAGAAATATACTCTAAAACGCAATTAGAGGAGGAATAA
- the rsmI gene encoding 16S rRNA (cytidine(1402)-2'-O)-methyltransferase, producing the protein MENYGVLYLCPTPIGNLEDITLRVLKTLKEVDIIAAEDTRQTLKLLNHFDIKKPLTSYHEHNKRTKGVKLIEELKKGKSIALVTDAGTPAISDPGEDLVKLCIEEDIKVVSLPGPTAAITALVASGLNTSSFVFEGFLPTKNKEREERLNRISKEERTVILYEAPHRLKETLHELKSYVAERKIVIARELTKIHEEFIRGTIDEVLTKLGDEIKGEIVLIIEGAQKQQVEEKPEKLIQKYLEEGMDKKEVIKKVAKELGIPKSQVYKLTIGKK; encoded by the coding sequence ATGGAAAATTATGGGGTATTATATTTATGTCCCACTCCTATTGGTAATTTAGAAGATATAACTTTAAGAGTTTTAAAAACTTTAAAAGAAGTTGATATTATAGCTGCCGAAGATACGAGGCAAACTCTTAAACTTTTAAATCATTTTGACATAAAAAAACCTCTTACCAGTTACCATGAACATAACAAAAGGACAAAAGGGGTAAAACTTATAGAGGAATTAAAAAAAGGGAAGTCAATTGCCTTAGTTACAGATGCAGGTACACCTGCAATCTCAGACCCTGGGGAAGACCTTGTGAAACTTTGCATAGAAGAAGACATAAAAGTTGTGTCATTGCCTGGTCCAACTGCTGCAATTACCGCTTTAGTTGCTTCAGGATTAAATACTTCTTCCTTTGTTTTTGAAGGTTTTTTGCCGACAAAAAATAAAGAAAGAGAAGAAAGGCTAAACCGTATTTCAAAAGAAGAGAGAACTGTCATACTTTATGAGGCACCTCATCGTTTAAAAGAAACTCTCCACGAATTGAAATCTTATGTAGCTGAAAGAAAGATTGTCATAGCAAGAGAACTTACTAAAATTCATGAAGAATTTATAAGAGGGACAATAGATGAGGTTTTAACGAAACTGGGGGATGAAATAAAAGGTGAAATTGTACTAATTATTGAAGGAGCACAAAAACAACAAGTTGAAGAAAAACCAGAAAAATTAATTCAAAAATACCTTGAGGAAGGAATGGATAAAAAAGAGGTTATTAAAAAAGTTGCTAAGGAATTGGGAATACCCAAAAGTCAAGTGTATAAACTTACTATAGGAAAAAAGTAA
- a CDS encoding cation diffusion facilitator family transporter yields the protein MNKQNAALLSVVSNSVLIAIKLLAGILMHSVGVISEAIHSSIDLIASLIAFFSIRVAVKPADEDHPFGHSKYENVSGFVEAILIFFAAILIIYEAVRRIITGTYVENLGMGIIVMLFASFVNGVVSYFLFKVSKEENSIALKADAMHLLTDVFTSLGVTLGLVAIKVTKLDILDPIIAIFVALLIIKASIELTKEALKDLTDTSLPEEEVKEIENIIKSNSEITSFHKLRTRKSGPRREIDVHLRVDRNYNIVDAHELSHKVSKQITDKFPDSHVIIHVEPERKKEEDK from the coding sequence ATGAATAAACAAAACGCAGCTTTGCTATCTGTGGTTTCTAACAGTGTATTGATAGCTATAAAATTGTTGGCAGGTATACTAATGCATTCAGTAGGGGTAATTTCTGAAGCCATACATTCTTCAATTGATTTAATTGCTAGTCTAATTGCCTTTTTCTCCATACGAGTAGCAGTAAAACCCGCAGATGAGGACCACCCTTTTGGACACAGCAAATATGAGAACGTTTCTGGCTTTGTGGAAGCTATTTTAATTTTTTTTGCAGCTATACTTATCATATATGAGGCAGTGCGAAGAATAATTACTGGTACTTATGTAGAAAATTTAGGAATGGGCATTATTGTCATGCTTTTTGCATCTTTTGTAAATGGAGTAGTATCATATTTTTTGTTTAAAGTATCTAAAGAAGAAAATTCTATTGCCTTAAAAGCAGATGCAATGCACCTTTTAACTGATGTATTTACGTCTTTGGGAGTTACACTAGGACTTGTTGCCATAAAAGTCACTAAATTGGATATTTTGGATCCAATCATAGCTATTTTTGTTGCATTGCTTATTATAAAAGCATCAATTGAGTTGACAAAGGAAGCTTTAAAAGATTTGACAGACACTAGTCTTCCAGAAGAGGAAGTTAAAGAAATAGAGAATATAATAAAATCAAATTCTGAAATTACAAGTTTTCACAAATTGAGAACGAGAAAATCGGGGCCTCGAAGAGAAATAGACGTTCATTTGAGAGTGGACAGAAATTACAACATAGTAGACGCCCATGAATTGTCCCATAAGGTTTCAAAACAAATAACTGATAAATTCCCTGATTCCCATGTGATAATCCATGTAGAACCGGAAAGAAAAAAAGAAGAGGATAAATAA
- a CDS encoding AbrB/MazE/SpoVT family DNA-binding domain-containing protein produces the protein MLKSTGIVRKVDELGRVVIPIELRRTLNIAERDALEIYVDGEQIVLKKYEPACIFCGNAENVINYKGKNICKNCLEELKKSVD, from the coding sequence ATGTTGAAATCCACAGGTATTGTAAGAAAAGTAGACGAATTGGGAAGGGTAGTAATACCAATCGAGCTCAGGAGGACACTTAACATAGCAGAAAGAGATGCTCTTGAAATCTATGTTGATGGGGAACAAATAGTCCTCAAAAAGTATGAGCCTGCTTGCATTTTCTGCGGCAACGCTGAGAATGTAATAAACTACAAAGGCAAAAATATATGTAAAAATTGCCTTGAAGAGTTAAAGAAATCTGTAGACTAA
- a CDS encoding nucleoside recognition domain-containing protein, with amino-acid sequence MINYIWFFMIAIGVLVGIINGRMAEVSKAIIDSAQTAVAISIGLVGVMSLWLGIMKIADKSGLTDIIAKLLKPTIIRLFPDVPKDHPAISAMIMNISANMLGLGNAATPFGIKAMEYLQELNKKDSASNAMCRFLVINTASIQLIPAVMIGIRASLGAKNPADFVIVSVLSTSTALVAGLILNKYLEKMPIFKE; translated from the coding sequence ATGATAAATTACATATGGTTTTTTATGATAGCGATAGGAGTTTTAGTAGGAATAATAAATGGCAGAATGGCAGAAGTATCCAAAGCTATAATTGATTCAGCACAGACTGCTGTTGCTATTTCGATAGGGCTAGTTGGTGTAATGTCTTTATGGCTTGGAATAATGAAAATTGCAGATAAGTCAGGCCTTACAGATATTATCGCAAAATTACTAAAACCTACAATTATAAGGCTTTTTCCTGATGTGCCAAAAGATCACCCAGCTATTTCAGCGATGATAATGAATATATCAGCTAATATGTTGGGATTAGGTAATGCAGCAACACCTTTTGGGATTAAGGCTATGGAATACCTTCAAGAGCTTAATAAAAAAGACAGTGCTTCAAATGCTATGTGCCGCTTTTTAGTGATAAATACAGCTTCAATACAGCTTATACCTGCAGTGATGATTGGAATAAGGGCTTCTTTGGGAGCTAAAAATCCTGCGGATTTTGTGATTGTCAGCGTACTTTCAACCAGCACTGCTCTTGTAGCTGGCCTTATTTTGAATAAATACCTTGAAAAAATGCCTATATTTAAGGAGTGA